Within Saccharomonospora cyanea NA-134, the genomic segment GCCGCGATCACCGTGAGCGAGGAATGAGCGCGGCATCCAGCGTTCTGGTGGTCGGCGCGTCGGCCGCGGGTCTGTCGACGGCCGACGCACTGCGACGGCAGGGGTTCGCCGGACGGCTCACCCTGCTGGGAGCCGAGTCCCACCCGCCCTACGACCGGCCACCGCTGTCGAAACAGGTGCTGGCCGGAACGTGGGAGCCGGAACGGACCAGGCTGCGAAGCGACCAAGCACTGTCCGAATTGGATGCCGAACTGCTACTCGGCGACCCGGCCGTGGCGCTCGACACCACCGACCGTGTCGTGCGCACCGCCTCCGGCGGGACACTGCGCGCCGACGCCGTCGTGCTCGCCACCGGTGCCGAGCCGCGACGGTTGCGGGGTGAGAGCGACCTCGCCGGGGTGCACGTCCTGCGCACCCTCGACGACGCGCTCACGTTGCGTGCCGCGCTGACCGCGGCCTCCAGGGTCGTCGTGGTGGGCGAGGGTGTCCTCGGGGCCGAGGTCGCGGCGACCGCCCGAACCCTCGGCGCGGCCGTCACCATGGTCGGCCCGCAGCCCGCCCCACTCGCGAACCAGCTCGGTCCCCTGGTGTCCGGCCTCCTGGCCGACCTGCACGTTCAGCACGGGGTCGAGCTGGCTCTCGGGCACGCCGTCGACGGCTTCGTCGGCGAGGACGGCCACGTCACGGGCGTGCGCCTCGACGACGGCCGGGTCGTGCCCGCCGAGGTCGTCGTCGAGGCCGTCGGAGCGGCACCGGCGACCGCGTGGCTGGACGGCAGCGGCCTCACGATCGACGACGGCGTCGTGTGCGACTCCCGTTGCCGGGCGGCCGACGGCGTCTACGCCGTCGGTGACGTGGCCCGCTGGCACCACCCGGGCCTGGGCGCACCCGTGCGGTTGGAGAACCGCACCAACGCCACCGAGCAGGCGCAGGTCGTCGCCGCGAACATCCTCGGCGAGGACCGCCCGTACGCGCCGGTCCCCTACTACTGGACCGACCAGTTCGACACCAGAATCCAGGTGTTCGGGCTGCCCTCGGCAGCCGACGAGATCGCGGTGGTGGACGGCGATCCCGCCGACGGCCGGTTCGTGGTCCGCTGCACCAGAGCAGGCGTCGTCACCGGCGTCATCGGCTGGCGGATGCCCAAGCAGACCCGGCTGCGCCGCGGCGAGGTCGCCGACGCGTTCTCCGCCGCCGCGTTGCGGGCGGTCTGAACGACTCATCACTGGAGACATCGATGACACACACCGTCGCGGAAGACCACGACGAGACCGCGATCCCCGACTACCCCATGTCCCGGGCACCCGGCTGCCCGTTCGACCCGCCGCCACAGCTGGGGGAACTCCAGGAGCGGACGCCACTGGCGAAGGTGCGGCTGTGGGACGGCAGCACCCCGTGGCTCGTCACGCGCTACGCCGACCAGCGCACACTGATGGCCGACCCCCGCATGAGCTCCGACGTCACGAAGCCCGGCTACCCGAGCCCGGCAGCGCGCCCCGAAGGCGGTGGCTCGTCGATCAGCTTCATCCTCATGGACGACCCGGAGCACGCCCGGCTGCGGCGCATGGTGACGGCGCCGTTCACGGTCCGCCGGGTGCGGGCGATGCGGCCGCGGGTACAGGCCATCGTCGACCGCCTGATCGACGACCTGCTGGCGGGTCCGAAGCCGGTGGACCTCGTGGAGGCGTTCGCGCTCCCGGTGCCGTCGCTGGTGATCTGCGAGCTGCTCGGCGTCCCGTACTCCGACCACGACTTCTTCCAGGACCGCAGCAAGGTCGTCATCAAGCGGACCTCCTCGCAGCAGGAGCGCATGGCCGCCCTCGGCGAACTCGCCACCTACCTCGACCGGCTGTTGGGTGACAAGCTCGCCGGTCCCGAGGACGACCTGCTGTCCGGGCTCGCCGAACGCGTGCGTGCCGGCGAACTGGCCCGGGAGGACGCGGCGCGGATGGGCGTGCTGCTGCTCATCGCGGGGCACGAGACGACCGCGAACATGATCGCTCTGGGCACGGCGGCCCTGCTGGAACACCCGGACCAGCTCGCACTGCTGCGCGACGCCGACGACCCCGCCGTGGTCGACTCGGCGGTGGAGGAACTGCTGCGCTACCTCCACATCACCCACAACGGCAGGCGGCGGGTCGCGCTCGCCGACATCGAGTTCGCGGGGCAGGTCATCCGCGCGGGCGACGGTGTCGTCTTCCCCAACGACATCGGCAACCGCGACCCGGAGGCCTTCCCCGAGCCCGATCGACTCGACCTGCGCCGCGACGCCCGTCACCACGTGGCGTTCGGGTTCGGGGTGCACCAGTGCCTCGGCCAGCCACTCGCGCGGCTGGAGTTGAGCGTCGTCTACGGCACCCTCTACCGGCGCATCCCGACCCTGCGGCTCGCGACGGAGCTGGATCGCGTGCCGTTCAAGCACGACGGCTCGGTGTACGGCGTGTACGAGCTTCCCGTGACCTGGTGACCCGAGGAGAGGACAGTCATGAAGATCACCGTCGACCAGGACAAGTGCGTCGCGTCCGGACAGTGCGTCGTCGCCGCCGAACAAGTGTTCGACCAGCGCGACGAGGACGGCGTCGTGGTGCTGCTCGACGCCGCACCGCCAGCCGAAGTGGCTGCCGACGTCCGGCACGCCGCCTCGGTGTGCCCGGCACTGGCCATCCACGTCGAGGAGTGACGACCGGCGCAGTGCGGCAGCACCTCGAACGGCAGGCCCGGACAACGTGTGAGGACCGGCCTCGCGGCTTTCCGGTAGGTCACGCCCACGTACGGGAAGTGCGGACACCCGTGCGGGAAGTGCGGACACGCGTGCGTGGGCTGCGGACACGGTGTCAGAGCAGGAGAGCCACCGCCGTGAAGATCACCGGGAGGCTCAGGAGGGTGCTCACGAGGACGGCGTCGCGCGCCAGCGTGACGCCGTGGCCGAACCGCACGGCGTAGCCGAACACGTTCTGCGCGGCGGGCAGCGCGGCGCAGACCACCACGGCCAGCAGTTCCGTGCCGTCCAGTCCCAGCAGCAGCCCGAGTCCCAGTGCCAGCAGCGGGTGGACCACGTTCTTCAACGACACGATCACCACGAGCGGCAGCCTGACCTCCCGCTCGCGTCCCGGCCTGCTCGACCCGTGCAGGGAGATGCCGAACGCCAGCAGCATCGCGGGGACCGCCAGGTCAGCCAGCAGCTCCACCGGAGCCAGTACCGACTGTGGCAACGTCAGACCGGTCGTGGTCGCGAGGAGCCCCAGCACCGAGGCGATGGCGAGCGGGTTGCGCAGCGGCGCGGTGACCGTGCGCCCCAACGTCGGTCTGCTCTCTTCCCGCCGCGCCGACACCACGTCGAACACCGTGGTGAACACCGGGGTCAGGACCGCGAGCTGGAACAGCAGCACGGGGGCGACCACCGTGGCGTCACCGAACACGTACGCGGCGACCGGCAAGCCGAGGTTGCCCGCGTTGACGTAGCCGCTGGCCATCGCGCCGATCGCCGTCTCCCCCGCCGGTCTCCGGCACAGCCGACCCACCGGCACGTACAGCAGGCACGCCAGGGAGCTGGTCGCGGCGGTGACGAGCAGGTTCGCGGAGAACACGGCCGTGACGTCCGCGCGGGCGAGCGTGGTGAACAACAGTGCCGGGCTCGCGACGAAGAACGCGGTGCGGGACAGCACCTCGGTGGCGGACGGACCGAGCACACCGGCTCGCCCCACCGCGTAGCCCACGAGGACCACGCAGGCGAGTACGAGAAACCCCTCGATCACGCCGGTCATGTGGCAGTCACAGATCGCCACCGTAAGGCTGTGATCCCCGTCAATCCGGAGCGGGTCCGCCCGCGTCGTTACGGCTCGCCGGGTACGGGGAAGCCTCCCGCCATGCCCGACGACACCTTCCGGCCGGACGAGACCCTCGCGGCGGTGTCCTGGCAGCGTTGGCCCGAAGCGCTCCGGACGCGTGGTCAGGACGTGCTGACGTACCTGAACGCGGGCCACCCGCAGGACGCGCTGGAGGTGATCGACGAGCTGCTGGCCGACCTGCTCGCGCGCCGTGACTCGCTGGCCGACACCGCCAACCGGCGGTTCGAGCCGTCCACCGACGACCGCAATCCCTGATCACGACATGACCAAGGGCCCTACAGGCGGCACCCCCACGAATCCACGATGACCTCGTAAGGAGGAGGCACCGCATGGCTCACCTCGACCCGGCAGCGCCTCGCAGGCTCGTCGTGGGTCTCGACGGCTCGGCCACGGCCGAACACGCCCTGCGCTGGGCCGCGGAGGAAGCGGCGTCCCGTGGCGGCGACGTGGAGGTGATCGCGGTCAGGGAGCGGGACGAGTTCCTGCCCGGTACGTCCTACGCCTTCCAACCTCACGGTCACCGGCCGGTCGCCGACGAGGAGAGCGTGCGGGCTCACCTGCACGACGTGGTCTCCCACACGGTTTCGCCGGTCGGTGACGTCACCTTGACGGAGACGGTCGCCACGGGCGACCCGGCCACCGAACTGATCAAAGCATCGGCGGACGCGGACCTGCTCGTCGTGGGCAGTCACCGGGGCGGCGCGCTGTCGGAGGTGCTGCTCGGCAGCGTCGCGGCGAGCTGCGTCCGGCACGCACGCTGCCCAGTCGTGATCGTTCCCGCGAAGCTCGCCACCTCACGGTGAGCCGCGAGCCGGGCCGGATCCCACCGGAAGGGGGCTGCCACCCGACCGTCCCGTCACTCACTCGCCTTCCCGTAGGACGAAGTATCCCTCTTCCTCCTGGGCGAAATGGAGTGTGAGCACGGCGTCGAGGCCGTAGAGGGTGGCGCGCAGATCGTCGATCTGCTCGGGAGCGATTCCGTCGGACGCGGTGTCGAGATGCCGCCCGAGCCGCCGGCACAGGCGGGCGATCTCGGCATGGCCCCGGCTCATCGTCACGGTCTCCTCCGGGCTGCCGAGCACCCCGCCCAGCACGGGATACAACTCGGTTTCCTCGGCGTTCTCGTGCGGCAGGAGTTCGTCGACGAGCAGCCGGTGCGCGCGCCGGACGGCCGCGTCCGCCGCGGGCGTCGCACCGGCCGAGAGCGCGTCCGCCGCCTGCCGGACCGACGCCCGCACCGGCTGGAGGCTCTCGTGCTCGGCCGCGAAACGTCCCAGGAGGGTGTCGGCCTCGGGATGGGTTCCGCGTCGTGCTCCGGAGCGCAACACCCGAAGGCTGTTGACGATGACCGCCACGTCGATGGCTTCCTGGACGAGTGCGCCCGCCACGGGCACCAAGGCCCCCAGTGCCGACACGATCATGGCCGCGAGGGACAGTGCGGTGCCGATGACACCACTCTGGGAAGCCACGCGACGTGCCCGTCTCGCGATTTCCATGGCGTCCGCGAGGCGGTCGATCCGGTCGTCGACGATCACCGCGTCCGCCGACTGCACCGCGGCCGTGGACCCGCGCGAACCGAGGGCGATTCCCACGTCGGCCACGGCGAGGGCCGGAGCGTCGTTGATCCCGTCACCGACCATCACGACGGTTCCGTGCTCCCCCTCCCGCCGCACCCGGCTGATCTTGTCCTCCGGGGTGGCCTCGGCCTGTACCTCGTCGAGGCCGAGCATCGCCGCGACCTCCGTCGAGGTGTCCACCCGGTCACCGGTGAGCAGGACGACGCGCCGCACCCCGGCGGCGTGCAGTCGCCGCATCGTGCGAACCGCGT encodes:
- a CDS encoding NAD(P)/FAD-dependent oxidoreductase produces the protein MSAASSVLVVGASAAGLSTADALRRQGFAGRLTLLGAESHPPYDRPPLSKQVLAGTWEPERTRLRSDQALSELDAELLLGDPAVALDTTDRVVRTASGGTLRADAVVLATGAEPRRLRGESDLAGVHVLRTLDDALTLRAALTAASRVVVVGEGVLGAEVAATARTLGAAVTMVGPQPAPLANQLGPLVSGLLADLHVQHGVELALGHAVDGFVGEDGHVTGVRLDDGRVVPAEVVVEAVGAAPATAWLDGSGLTIDDGVVCDSRCRAADGVYAVGDVARWHHPGLGAPVRLENRTNATEQAQVVAANILGEDRPYAPVPYYWTDQFDTRIQVFGLPSAADEIAVVDGDPADGRFVVRCTRAGVVTGVIGWRMPKQTRLRRGEVADAFSAAALRAV
- a CDS encoding cytochrome P450 — encoded protein: MTHTVAEDHDETAIPDYPMSRAPGCPFDPPPQLGELQERTPLAKVRLWDGSTPWLVTRYADQRTLMADPRMSSDVTKPGYPSPAARPEGGGSSISFILMDDPEHARLRRMVTAPFTVRRVRAMRPRVQAIVDRLIDDLLAGPKPVDLVEAFALPVPSLVICELLGVPYSDHDFFQDRSKVVIKRTSSQQERMAALGELATYLDRLLGDKLAGPEDDLLSGLAERVRAGELAREDAARMGVLLLIAGHETTANMIALGTAALLEHPDQLALLRDADDPAVVDSAVEELLRYLHITHNGRRRVALADIEFAGQVIRAGDGVVFPNDIGNRDPEAFPEPDRLDLRRDARHHVAFGFGVHQCLGQPLARLELSVVYGTLYRRIPTLRLATELDRVPFKHDGSVYGVYELPVTW
- a CDS encoding ferredoxin, producing MKITVDQDKCVASGQCVVAAEQVFDQRDEDGVVVLLDAAPPAEVAADVRHAASVCPALAIHVEE
- a CDS encoding AEC family transporter codes for the protein MTGVIEGFLVLACVVLVGYAVGRAGVLGPSATEVLSRTAFFVASPALLFTTLARADVTAVFSANLLVTAATSSLACLLYVPVGRLCRRPAGETAIGAMASGYVNAGNLGLPVAAYVFGDATVVAPVLLFQLAVLTPVFTTVFDVVSARREESRPTLGRTVTAPLRNPLAIASVLGLLATTTGLTLPQSVLAPVELLADLAVPAMLLAFGISLHGSSRPGREREVRLPLVVIVSLKNVVHPLLALGLGLLLGLDGTELLAVVVCAALPAAQNVFGYAVRFGHGVTLARDAVLVSTLLSLPVIFTAVALLL
- a CDS encoding universal stress protein, whose amino-acid sequence is MAHLDPAAPRRLVVGLDGSATAEHALRWAAEEAASRGGDVEVIAVRERDEFLPGTSYAFQPHGHRPVADEESVRAHLHDVVSHTVSPVGDVTLTETVATGDPATELIKASADADLLVVGSHRGGALSEVLLGSVAASCVRHARCPVVIVPAKLATSR